A window of Ranitomeya variabilis isolate aRanVar5 chromosome 2, aRanVar5.hap1, whole genome shotgun sequence contains these coding sequences:
- the LRSAM1 gene encoding E3 ubiquitin-protein ligase LRSAM1 isoform X1, protein MMPLFFRKKQSGEARKRLEYQMCLAKEAGADEILDISKCELSEVPDAAFSTCRVLQKKVLILHSNFLSQLVPKSIQILDLATLKVLDLHDNQITSIPADIGQLKSLRVLNVERNVLRFLPDSIGNLIQLQTLNVKGNKLKLLPPTVGGLRCLRTLNISENRLSELPPALANVRTLETLTLDTSGMVFPPVSVCSEGTEAIQQFLCKELGIDYCPPSQYLLSVLENDTCDAAADTIDGALLMSLKEETDWQNKFSEYEKRKEQKMLEKLDFERRLDLGQREHAQLVLQSNSQKNEMLQTVREEQSRLEKGLTEHQRQLHSDRQNLQEQLRRMEEGISYRISNLLEENHRQKQSASILKSLEDERIKMEQLMAITQEEADNLRRKEVAASMQQMLEESYKNKLLQMTYESRRQEMVYQTCSSLAEMDRKIQQIQTWQQLDQNKAISQILQESEIQKAAFETLQLKKDLMHRQIREQILLIEAELMQLTQLEVKRQELETEELQWAIAEQRQALSDLLQQLLKDKKQREEELLAVLMHMDSKSEAKLENYWLIQYQRLLNQKPLSLRLQEEGLEQELVDLLKELSAEKYLPIFAHHRFCLEMLEKMMPDDLRKIGVEEVGLQISIIEKAKEIQERRRESPKSLDKLRPSEVEPSAPAAARQPSPSSPSRSLPDVASRLSECVVCMELEAQAIFLPCGHVCCCASCGDALQTCPLCRRDISQRIRIYQST, encoded by the exons ATGATGCCGCTTTTCTTCAGGAAGAAGCAGAGCGGAGAGGCGAGAAAACGCCTAGAATATCAGATGTGCCTG GCGAAGGAAGCCGGCGCTGATGAAATCCTGGACATCTCCAAATGTGAACTGTCAGAG GTCCCTGATGCTGCTTTCTCCACCTGTCGGGTCCTGCAGAAGAAG GTGTTGATTCTTCATAGTAATTTTTTATCGCAGCTGGTCCCCAAGTCCATCCAGATTTTAGATTTAGCCACTTTAAAG GTTCTGGATCTCCATGATAATCAAATCACATCAATTCCTGCAGACATAGGACAACTCAAGTCCTTACGG GTGCTGAACGTGGAGCGAAACGTGTTGCGTTTTCTCCCAGACTCCATAGGAAACTTAATCCAACTCCAGACCCTGAATGTGAAAG GAAATAAGCTGAAGCTGCTTCCCCCGACCGTTGGTGGCCTGCGCTGCCTGCGTACTTTGAATATCAGCGAAAATAGACTCAGTGAGCTTCCTCCGGCTCTGGCCAATGTCCGCACATTAGAG ACTCTTACTCTGGACACTTCAGGGATGGTTTTTCCTCCGGTTTCGGTTTGCAGTGAGGGCACAGAGGCAATCCAGCAGTTTCTATGCAAAG AGCTTGGCATTGACTATTGCCCACCCTCTCAGTACTTGCTGTCTGTCCTGGAGAACGACACCTGCGATGCAGCCGCCGACACTATAGATGGCGCTCTCCTAATGTCTTTGAAGGAGGAAACTGATTGGCAG AACAAATTTTCCGAATATGAGAAGAGAAAG GAACAGAAAATGTTAGAAAAACTGGATTTTGAGCGTCGCCTGGACCTGGGGCAGAGAGAGCACGCACAGCTTGTTCTACAGAGCAACTCTCAGAAAAATGAGATGTTACAGACTGTGAGGGAG GAACAATCGCGATTGGAGAAAGGACTGACAGAGCATCAGCGGCAGCTGCATAGTGATCGGCAGAACCTGCAGGAACAGCTCAGACGGATGGAAGAGGGCATCTCTTACCGAATCTCTAATCTGCTGGAGGAGAATCACAG ACAGAAGCAAAGTGCGTCTATTCTGAAGTCCCTGGAGGATGAGAG GATTAAAATGGAACAGCTGATGGCAATTACGCAGGAAGAGGCAGATAATCTGCGCCGTAAAGAAGTGGCAG CGTCGATGCAACAAATGTTGGAAGAAAGTTACAAGAACAAACTGCTGCAGATGACGTACGAATCTCGGCGCCAAGAGATGGTTTATCAGACCTGCTCCAG CTTGGCCGAAATGGATCGTAAGATTCAGCAGATTCAGACGTGGCAGCAGCTGGATCAGAATAAAGCCATCAGCCAGATCCTGCAGGAG TCTGAAATCCAGAAGGCGGCCTTCGAGACCCTGCAGCTCAAGAAGGATCTGATGCATCGGCAGATACGAGAACAG ATTTTATTAATAGAGGCTGAGTTAATGCAGCTGACTCAGCTGGAGGTAAAGAGGCAAGAACTGGAAACGGAGGAACTCCAG TGGGCGATTGCGGAGCAGCGTCAGGCACTGAGCGATCTCCTACAGCAGCTCCTTAAGGACAAGAAACAGAGGGAAGAGGAGCTGTTGGCCGTGTTG ATGCACATGGACTCGAAGAGCGAGGCAAAGCTGGAGAACTATTGGTTGATCCAGTACCAGAGACTCCTGAACCAGAAACCTCTTTCACTGAGACTCCAG GAGGAAGGGCTGGAACAAGAACTGGTGGATCTCCTCAAGGAGCTTTCTGCAGAGAAGTATTTGCCTATATTTGCTCACCATAGATTTTGCCTGGAGATGCTGGAGAAGATGATGCCAGATGATCTTAGGAAG ATCGGCGTGGAGGAAGTTGGCTTGCAGATATCCATTATCGAGAAGGCAAAAGAAATTCAAGAACGCAGGAGAG AATCGCCCAAATCTTTGGACAAACTAAGACCCTCGGAGGTTGAACCTAGTGCCCCTGCCGCTGCCAGGCAGCCCAGCCCGAGCTCTCCCTCGCGTTCATTACCAGATGTGGCTAGCAGGCTCTCCGAGTGTGTGGTGTGCATGGAGCTAGAG GCCCAGGCGATATTCCTCCCCTGTGGGCATGTCTGCTGCTGCGCCAGCTGTGGAGATGCCCTCCAGACATGCCCTTTGTGCCGCAGAGACATCAGCCAGCGTATACGGATCTACCAGAGCACTTAA
- the LRSAM1 gene encoding E3 ubiquitin-protein ligase LRSAM1 isoform X2 yields the protein MMPLFFRKKQSGEARKRLEYQMCLAKEAGADEILDISKCELSEVPDAAFSTCRVLQKKVLILHSNFLSQLVPKSIQILDLATLKVLDLHDNQITSIPADIGQLKSLRVLNVERNVLRFLPDSIGNLIQLQTLNVKGNKLKLLPPTVGGLRCLRTLNISENRLSELPPALANVRTLETLTLDTSGMVFPPVSVCSEGTEAIQQFLCKELGIDYCPPSQYLLSVLENDTCDAAADTIDGALLMSLKEETDWQNKFSEYEKRKEQKMLEKLDFERRLDLGQREHAQLVLQSNSQKNEMLQTVREEQSRLEKGLTEHQRQLHSDRQNLQEQLRRMEEGISYRISNLLEENHRQKQSASILKSLEDERIKMEQLMAITQEEADNLRRKEVAASMQQMLEESYKNKLLQMTYESRRQEMVYQTCSSLAEMDRKIQQIQTWQQLDQNKAISQILQESEIQKAAFETLQLKKDLMHRQIREQWAIAEQRQALSDLLQQLLKDKKQREEELLAVLMHMDSKSEAKLENYWLIQYQRLLNQKPLSLRLQEEGLEQELVDLLKELSAEKYLPIFAHHRFCLEMLEKMMPDDLRKIGVEEVGLQISIIEKAKEIQERRRESPKSLDKLRPSEVEPSAPAAARQPSPSSPSRSLPDVASRLSECVVCMELEAQAIFLPCGHVCCCASCGDALQTCPLCRRDISQRIRIYQST from the exons ATGATGCCGCTTTTCTTCAGGAAGAAGCAGAGCGGAGAGGCGAGAAAACGCCTAGAATATCAGATGTGCCTG GCGAAGGAAGCCGGCGCTGATGAAATCCTGGACATCTCCAAATGTGAACTGTCAGAG GTCCCTGATGCTGCTTTCTCCACCTGTCGGGTCCTGCAGAAGAAG GTGTTGATTCTTCATAGTAATTTTTTATCGCAGCTGGTCCCCAAGTCCATCCAGATTTTAGATTTAGCCACTTTAAAG GTTCTGGATCTCCATGATAATCAAATCACATCAATTCCTGCAGACATAGGACAACTCAAGTCCTTACGG GTGCTGAACGTGGAGCGAAACGTGTTGCGTTTTCTCCCAGACTCCATAGGAAACTTAATCCAACTCCAGACCCTGAATGTGAAAG GAAATAAGCTGAAGCTGCTTCCCCCGACCGTTGGTGGCCTGCGCTGCCTGCGTACTTTGAATATCAGCGAAAATAGACTCAGTGAGCTTCCTCCGGCTCTGGCCAATGTCCGCACATTAGAG ACTCTTACTCTGGACACTTCAGGGATGGTTTTTCCTCCGGTTTCGGTTTGCAGTGAGGGCACAGAGGCAATCCAGCAGTTTCTATGCAAAG AGCTTGGCATTGACTATTGCCCACCCTCTCAGTACTTGCTGTCTGTCCTGGAGAACGACACCTGCGATGCAGCCGCCGACACTATAGATGGCGCTCTCCTAATGTCTTTGAAGGAGGAAACTGATTGGCAG AACAAATTTTCCGAATATGAGAAGAGAAAG GAACAGAAAATGTTAGAAAAACTGGATTTTGAGCGTCGCCTGGACCTGGGGCAGAGAGAGCACGCACAGCTTGTTCTACAGAGCAACTCTCAGAAAAATGAGATGTTACAGACTGTGAGGGAG GAACAATCGCGATTGGAGAAAGGACTGACAGAGCATCAGCGGCAGCTGCATAGTGATCGGCAGAACCTGCAGGAACAGCTCAGACGGATGGAAGAGGGCATCTCTTACCGAATCTCTAATCTGCTGGAGGAGAATCACAG ACAGAAGCAAAGTGCGTCTATTCTGAAGTCCCTGGAGGATGAGAG GATTAAAATGGAACAGCTGATGGCAATTACGCAGGAAGAGGCAGATAATCTGCGCCGTAAAGAAGTGGCAG CGTCGATGCAACAAATGTTGGAAGAAAGTTACAAGAACAAACTGCTGCAGATGACGTACGAATCTCGGCGCCAAGAGATGGTTTATCAGACCTGCTCCAG CTTGGCCGAAATGGATCGTAAGATTCAGCAGATTCAGACGTGGCAGCAGCTGGATCAGAATAAAGCCATCAGCCAGATCCTGCAGGAG TCTGAAATCCAGAAGGCGGCCTTCGAGACCCTGCAGCTCAAGAAGGATCTGATGCATCGGCAGATACGAGAACAG TGGGCGATTGCGGAGCAGCGTCAGGCACTGAGCGATCTCCTACAGCAGCTCCTTAAGGACAAGAAACAGAGGGAAGAGGAGCTGTTGGCCGTGTTG ATGCACATGGACTCGAAGAGCGAGGCAAAGCTGGAGAACTATTGGTTGATCCAGTACCAGAGACTCCTGAACCAGAAACCTCTTTCACTGAGACTCCAG GAGGAAGGGCTGGAACAAGAACTGGTGGATCTCCTCAAGGAGCTTTCTGCAGAGAAGTATTTGCCTATATTTGCTCACCATAGATTTTGCCTGGAGATGCTGGAGAAGATGATGCCAGATGATCTTAGGAAG ATCGGCGTGGAGGAAGTTGGCTTGCAGATATCCATTATCGAGAAGGCAAAAGAAATTCAAGAACGCAGGAGAG AATCGCCCAAATCTTTGGACAAACTAAGACCCTCGGAGGTTGAACCTAGTGCCCCTGCCGCTGCCAGGCAGCCCAGCCCGAGCTCTCCCTCGCGTTCATTACCAGATGTGGCTAGCAGGCTCTCCGAGTGTGTGGTGTGCATGGAGCTAGAG GCCCAGGCGATATTCCTCCCCTGTGGGCATGTCTGCTGCTGCGCCAGCTGTGGAGATGCCCTCCAGACATGCCCTTTGTGCCGCAGAGACATCAGCCAGCGTATACGGATCTACCAGAGCACTTAA
- the RPL12 gene encoding large ribosomal subunit protein uL11 codes for MPPKFDPTEIKIVFLRCTGGEVGATSALAPKIGPLGLSPKKVGDDIAKATGDWKGLRITIKLTIQNRQAQIEVVPSASALIIKALKEPPRDRKKQKNIKHNGNISMDEVISIARQMRPRSLARELSGTIKEILGTAQSVGCNVDGRHPHDIIDDINSGALECPAN; via the exons ATGCCTCCTAAATTTGATCCCACTGAGATTAAAATCG TGTTCCTGCGATGCACCGGCGGGGAGGTCGGAGCCACCTCTGCTCTGGCCCCTAAAATCGGCCCCCTGGGGTTG tcCCCCAAGAAAGTTGGTGATGACATTGCCAAGGCAACCGGTGACTGGAAGGGGCTGAGGATCACCATCAAACTGACCATCCAGAACAGGCAGGCTCAG ATTGAGGTTGTGCCATCCGCCTCGGCTCTGATCATCAAGGCCCTCAAGGAGCCGCCCCGTGACAGGAAGAAGCAGAAGAACA TAAAACACAACGGCAACATCTCCATGGATGAAGTGATCAGCATCGCCCGTCAGATGAGGCCCCGATCCCTGGCCAGAGAGCTGTCGG GAACCATCAAGGAAATCCTGGGAACGGCACAGTCTGTGGGCTGCAATGTGGACGGCAGACACCCACACGATATCATTGACGATATTAACAGCGGTGCATTGGAGTGCCCAGCG AATTAA